The following are from one region of the Nerophis ophidion isolate RoL-2023_Sa linkage group LG20, RoL_Noph_v1.0, whole genome shotgun sequence genome:
- the gprin3b gene encoding G protein-regulated inducer of neurite outgrowth 3 → MGSNPKQTVTVQMVPQVVPVLDTLANKEANANWVKEPNLKLSQVPNTPEHNQDKKPITGPKATSIQPDGTLKTTVDLSSQSLSDAGGQQRDANANISNLLSLTDEKVICKSHISVLSTAAKTSPEDKLVVKTSPRNISAKLGESRHLTPDKGSTSESPKETNHKRRRSVCLLESLQLNTNSPLTNSQDVSVDQHQPESSQMDALKHVDRAVQQVEPLRKLYKEASTMTSSLSSTPVKQSRDVEVQVVASTCSKAVSTSPSLLAFRPNAGALEEVQSLAVIYQADGNLGFQQTGLPKILPASADPRSERLTVEVEMCPARNEAKVGVKSKDTTTSQLKPVYQINIEHSNQREGETKNRTSRPSPKAAVPSKTGLVHKAITTQTSTPVNMPSKCMETKRPQENPKGKNSAKEPDSGKQKTDAERSDEEDEDQKQKGKSVHDVVWDEQGMTWEVYGASVDPESLGFAIQSHLQCKIKEQERKLIAQTSFRKSITGLDSPLAGKNTKRRQHNLFRSMLRNVRRPNCCVRPPPSSVLD, encoded by the coding sequence ATGGGGTCCAACCCAAAACAGACAGTGACCGTCCAGATGGTGCCTCAGGTGGTGCCTGTGTTGGACACGCTTGCTAATAAGGAAGCCAATGCCAACTGGGTAAAGGAACCCAACTTGAAACTCTCCCAGGTTCCCAATACACCGGAACACAATCAGGATAAGAAACCCATCACGGGACCTAAAGCTACGTCCATCCAACCGGATGGAACTCTTAAGACAACGGTGGACTTGTCGAGTCAAAGTTTGTCTGATGCAGGAGGCCAGCAGAGGGATGCCAACGCTAATATCAGCAACCTCTTAAGCCTGACTGATGAAAAGGTCATCTGTAAAAGCCACATTTCTGTGCTAAGCACTGCCGCAAAGACCTCACCTGAGGACAAGCTGGTGGTCAAAACCTCACCGCGGAATATCTCGGCAAAACTTGGCGAGTCAAGACACCTTACGCCGGATAAAGGAAGCACGTCAGAGAGTCCAAAGGAAACCAATCATAAACGGAGGCGCTCTGTTTGTCTTCTAGAGTCGCTCCAGCTCAACACAAACTCGCCTCTGACTAATAGCCAAGACGTATCTGTAGACCAACACCAGCCAGAATCTTCGCAGATGGATGCCTTGAAGCATGTCGACAGGGCTGTCCAGCAGGTCGAACCCCTCAGGAAGCTCTACAAGGAGGCCTCGACGATGACCTCCTCGCTGTCATCCACTCCGGTCAAGCAAAGCAGAGACGTAGAAGTCCAGGTGGTCGCTAGCACCTGCAGCAAAGCCGTTTCCACCAGCCCAAGCCTGCTGGCCTTTAGGCCGAACGCTGGCGCCCTGGAAGAGGTGCAGAGCCTCGCCGTCATCTACCAGGCTGATGGGAATTTGGGATTCCAGCAGACGGGGTTACCGAAGATACTCCCGGCTTCTGCAGACCCGCGTTCGGAGAGGCTGACCGTCGAGGTGGAAATGTGCCCCGCCAGAAATGAGGCCAAGGTCGGGGTAAAGTCCAAAGATACCACAACATCCCAACTTAAGCCtgtttatcaaatcaacattgagCATAGCAACCAGAGGGAGGGCGAGACTAAAAACCGCACTTCAAGACCATCTCCAAAGGCGGCGGTTCCTAGCAAGACGGGACTCGTCCACAAGGCCATCACGACCCAGACATCTACACCGGTAAATATGCCATCCAAGTGCATGGAAACTAAACGACCTCAAGAAAACCCAAAAGGTAAAAACTCAGCGAAGGAGCCAGACTCCGGCAAGCAAAAGACTGATGCAGAGAGAAGTGACGAAGAGGATGAGGACCAGAAGCAGAAGGGGAAGAGCGTCCACGACGTCGTCTGGGACGAGCAGGGCATGACCTGGGAGGTCTACGGTGCGTCCGTGGATCCGGAGTCCCTGGGTTTCGCCATCCAGAGCCACCTGCAGTGCAAAATCAAGGAGCAGGAGCGGAAATTGATCGCTCAGACCTCCTTCCGCAAGTCCATCACCGGCCTGGACTCGCCGCTCGCCGGCAAAAATACCAAGCGGCGGCAGCACAACCTGTTCAGGTCCATGCTGCGGAACGTGCGACGGCCCAACTGCTGCGTGCGCCCCCCTCCTTCCTCTGTCCTTGACTAG